One Ignisphaera sp. DNA window includes the following coding sequences:
- a CDS encoding Hsp20/alpha crystallin family protein, with protein sequence MIDEEFDRLFKRIREIEKSVRDLIESEFRRILDDFREDVTHFKEMMSPMWHHEGYLRPLYTVYDRGSYYEILIDLPKSDEGSIDVRFRDNTIYIKARLKEEIRFNHWSGKGGETRFHEYREIIELPTKIDPDKIKVSKKHGLVRIVIYK encoded by the coding sequence ATGATCGACGAAGAATTTGATAGGTTGTTCAAGAGAATTAGAGAAATCGAGAAAAGTGTTAGAGATTTGATAGAAAGTGAATTCAGGAGAATCCTAGACGATTTCAGAGAGGATGTGACCCACTTTAAGGAAATGATGTCTCCGATGTGGCATCACGAGGGGTATCTGAGACCTCTGTACACAGTCTATGATAGGGGAAGCTACTATGAGATTTTGATAGATTTGCCAAAATCTGATGAGGGATCAATAGATGTGAGATTTCGTGACAACACCATATACATTAAGGCTAGACTTAAGGAAGAGATTAGATTTAATCATTGGAGTGGTAAAGGAGGAGAGACAAGGTTTCACGAGTACAGGGAAATTATTGAGCTGCCCACGAAAATAGATCCCGATAAGATTAAGGTATCAAAGAAGCATGGCCTAGTCAGAATTGTGATATACAAATAA
- a CDS encoding bifunctional hydroxymethylpyrimidine kinase/phosphomethylpyrimidine kinase, whose translation MIRKALTIAGSDSGGGAGIQADLKTFASLGVHGMSVITSITAQNTYEVRAVFDLPLHIIEAQFRAVVEDIGVDAAKTGMLSNADIVKLVSSLLKSYDIPTVVDPVMIAKSGAPLLRSDAVDAVIRYLIPVATVVTPNRFEAERIVGMEIKSVEDSKKAAKYIVEELGAKAAIVKGGHIDGDKSIDILYYNGRFKEFEADRINTKATHGTGCSFSAAIAAELAKGKTIEDAVKTAKEFITTAIRYGLNIGRGHGPVNPVAWVMIPAEKYRVVENVVRAVDILEENGELVAPLVPEVGMNIVMAIPKPYAQSIDDVAGIMGRIVRFGKKIKVAGNIAFGASRHVAKAVLKAMEFDERIRAAANIRFDERILEIAKLLGFTTSFYDRSQEPPEIKNLEGATIPWGIEQAIKRVGFVPDIVYHRGDWGKEPMINIFGFTATDVAEKIIRIAKLYSKK comes from the coding sequence ATGATTAGAAAAGCCCTTACTATAGCTGGTAGCGATTCTGGTGGCGGAGCTGGTATCCAGGCCGATCTAAAGACATTTGCTTCTTTAGGAGTCCATGGAATGAGCGTTATAACCTCTATAACAGCTCAGAACACGTACGAGGTTAGAGCTGTTTTCGACTTGCCTCTACACATTATTGAGGCGCAGTTCAGAGCTGTTGTAGAGGATATTGGTGTTGATGCTGCAAAAACTGGCATGCTAAGCAATGCCGATATAGTCAAGCTCGTTTCATCACTTCTGAAGAGCTATGATATACCAACAGTTGTCGACCCCGTTATGATTGCCAAAAGTGGCGCTCCCTTGCTGAGAAGCGATGCTGTAGATGCTGTGATAAGGTATCTCATACCTGTGGCAACAGTTGTTACACCCAATAGATTTGAGGCTGAGAGGATAGTGGGTATGGAGATAAAATCTGTTGAAGATTCTAAGAAAGCTGCGAAATACATTGTTGAAGAGCTTGGAGCAAAAGCCGCTATAGTCAAAGGTGGTCACATAGATGGTGATAAATCTATAGACATTCTATACTACAACGGTAGATTCAAGGAGTTTGAGGCTGACAGAATAAACACGAAGGCTACCCATGGAACTGGATGTAGCTTTTCAGCTGCTATAGCAGCAGAACTAGCAAAGGGAAAAACAATTGAGGACGCTGTAAAGACTGCTAAGGAGTTCATAACCACAGCTATAAGATATGGTTTAAATATTGGGAGAGGGCATGGACCTGTAAACCCTGTTGCATGGGTCATGATACCAGCTGAGAAATATAGAGTTGTAGAGAATGTTGTTAGAGCCGTAGATATTTTAGAGGAGAATGGCGAGCTGGTGGCCCCTCTTGTACCAGAGGTTGGGATGAATATCGTAATGGCTATCCCAAAGCCATATGCACAAAGTATAGATGATGTTGCTGGTATTATGGGCAGAATAGTGAGATTTGGAAAGAAGATAAAAGTTGCTGGAAACATAGCTTTTGGGGCTTCGAGGCATGTGGCAAAAGCTGTTTTAAAGGCTATGGAATTCGATGAGAGGATCAGAGCCGCGGCAAATATAAGATTCGATGAAAGGATTCTGGAGATAGCTAAGCTACTTGGATTCACAACATCATTTTACGACAGGTCTCAAGAGCCTCCAGAGATAAAGAATTTGGAGGGGGCCACAATACCATGGGGCATTGAGCAAGCTATTAAAAGAGTGGGGTTTGTGCCTGACATAGTTTATCACAGAGGTGATTGGGGGAAGGAGCCGATGATAAACATTTTCGGCTTTACAGCTACAGATGTAGCGGAGAAGATAATTAGAATTGCAAAGCTATATAGCAAGAAATAA
- a CDS encoding PAC2 family protein yields MLEVFKEELFEDFIIVEYRHIEIEKPSFALISLPDTGLVSVIGAWHIIKTLQLPEVGGIDSYIHLPPVAVISNKTLRTPIRVFAGNNLFIIYSEFMPSQPGMIKLSKLLTNYLERKGIDYIFLATGMPIQNRFEVEKLRTFYLASSQKALELVKNLDLIPFENGFFAGPYAILLKEFVRAKLNTILLLTESFLEFPDPEASAKNVDIISRVIGKTIDVKELLDEAEAIRIRARDAMKNVVRGLAQMRKDLEYTPPLYT; encoded by the coding sequence TTGCTTGAGGTCTTTAAGGAGGAGCTATTTGAAGATTTCATAATTGTTGAGTATAGGCATATAGAGATTGAAAAACCCAGTTTCGCATTGATATCACTTCCTGATACCGGTCTTGTAAGTGTTATAGGTGCTTGGCACATAATAAAAACCCTTCAACTACCCGAGGTCGGAGGCATTGACTCCTATATTCATCTTCCTCCAGTTGCTGTGATAAGCAATAAAACCCTTAGAACGCCTATCAGGGTTTTTGCAGGCAATAACCTATTCATTATTTATAGTGAGTTTATGCCCTCTCAACCAGGCATGATTAAACTATCAAAGCTTTTGACAAATTATCTAGAAAGAAAAGGTATAGACTACATATTCCTAGCTACGGGAATGCCTATACAAAACAGGTTCGAGGTAGAGAAACTGAGAACATTCTACCTAGCCTCATCGCAAAAAGCTCTTGAACTCGTTAAAAACCTTGATTTGATACCATTTGAAAACGGCTTCTTCGCAGGCCCATACGCAATACTACTGAAAGAGTTTGTCAGAGCAAAGCTGAACACAATCTTGCTCTTGACAGAATCCTTTCTCGAGTTCCCAGATCCAGAGGCTTCAGCAAAAAATGTTGACATAATATCGAGGGTAATAGGAAAGACCATAGATGTCAAAGAACTTCTTGACGAAGCCGAGGCTATTAGAATCAGGGCTAGAGATGCCATGAAAAATGTTGTTAGGGGGTTGGCCCAGATGAGGAAAGATCTTGAGTATACTCCACCACTATACACATAA
- a CDS encoding SMC family ATPase: MSETILIKRIKIKNILSHENTEITLPNGLIAFVGPNGAGKSSIIDSIFYALFATPSAAKGIRGEGKRGILRVGASDGFIEVEMNIGGRNYIVQRFVSNQKTDMAYLIEIGPDSTKRTLATGVQNVISTIEKLLSIPSSDAIRFSVISRQNELTKFIDESETKRKEIILKLLGLDELEKAKEILKDILSEISKAKTLYDERNRQLNETKKELEHIEKELENLKKRKEQLEKDMIPLENEVSALEKAKSALYKFEKLKQAKEILDEISRYERLESVCKEIANFDLSSMASKLEIYKNAKRRADEIARQLKDEEANLQTLLNNIREFLHLEQTPPTNDIESYIKIIENKIDEIREKKQLKKVEIEISEKSANVIATSSTCPVCERPLEEHLKRSILTNIGGRIRESKKILNELDNIEATLKNYLNSLKSSKETLAKLRTNLDMLNEQIEKALEEYSKYKQRGTKIIEDAKLYDEFSECIELNDFGIIKTMQCLQRKAIESLKILKDRREKLEKMLNDLKISLENLSSDLQSLQKTLVELGIDIEKTRYEDIELKYKQLNMNLQKIRSEANFIEGRLKELESTKDGLLKKIESLESDIKRLRKDVEIIEALDIIANSIMGRDGLIAKTLTKEARRLMELYTNSILNELGMDFQIRIDEDFNIDVYSPLGRIDLRGLSGGESIALAIAIRIAIAYTIFGKLPGFFILDEPTQFLDEERRRIVFEIIKRLSQRMPQVIVVTHDRDVIDIADHVFYVFKEGNRSVVREKSAVFEEIVP; encoded by the coding sequence ATGAGTGAGACTATACTCATTAAGAGAATTAAGATAAAAAATATTCTATCCCATGAAAACACCGAGATAACCCTGCCAAACGGCTTAATAGCGTTTGTAGGCCCTAATGGAGCTGGAAAAAGCTCTATTATCGACTCTATATTTTATGCACTTTTTGCAACACCCTCTGCAGCTAAAGGCATTAGAGGAGAGGGTAAAAGAGGCATTCTGAGGGTGGGTGCGTCTGATGGTTTTATAGAAGTGGAGATGAATATAGGTGGAAGAAACTACATTGTACAAAGATTTGTTAGTAACCAAAAGACTGACATGGCCTACCTCATAGAGATTGGGCCGGACAGCACAAAAAGAACCTTGGCTACAGGTGTGCAAAATGTTATAAGCACCATAGAAAAGCTTCTTTCTATTCCATCGTCAGACGCCATAAGATTCTCTGTGATTTCCAGGCAAAATGAATTGACTAAGTTCATTGATGAGAGTGAAACAAAGAGGAAGGAGATTATTCTTAAGCTCTTAGGTCTAGACGAGCTTGAAAAAGCAAAGGAGATTTTGAAAGACATTTTAAGTGAGATAAGCAAAGCAAAGACTTTGTATGATGAGAGAAATAGGCAGTTAAATGAAACCAAAAAAGAGTTAGAACACATTGAAAAAGAGCTGGAGAATCTTAAGAAAAGAAAGGAGCAACTCGAAAAAGATATGATCCCACTAGAAAACGAGGTATCAGCACTAGAGAAGGCGAAAAGCGCGTTATACAAGTTTGAAAAGCTTAAACAAGCGAAAGAAATTCTTGATGAAATTTCAAGATATGAGAGATTGGAGAGTGTATGCAAAGAGATAGCAAACTTCGATCTAAGTTCAATGGCCTCAAAACTGGAGATTTACAAAAATGCTAAGAGAAGAGCAGATGAGATAGCGAGGCAATTGAAAGATGAAGAAGCAAACCTTCAAACGCTTCTAAATAACATTAGAGAGTTTCTACACCTAGAGCAAACGCCGCCCACAAACGACATAGAGTCGTATATTAAAATTATAGAAAACAAAATTGATGAGATTAGAGAAAAGAAACAGTTGAAAAAAGTTGAGATTGAGATAAGCGAAAAATCAGCCAATGTTATAGCAACTTCTTCTACATGTCCTGTTTGTGAAAGACCTCTTGAGGAGCATCTTAAGAGATCAATTCTTACAAATATTGGAGGCAGAATTAGGGAAAGCAAGAAGATTCTAAATGAGCTTGACAATATTGAGGCTACCCTAAAGAATTATCTGAATTCTTTGAAATCATCAAAAGAGACATTAGCAAAGCTTCGCACAAACTTGGATATGCTAAACGAACAAATAGAAAAAGCCTTAGAGGAATACTCCAAATATAAGCAACGGGGTACGAAGATAATTGAAGATGCTAAGCTATATGATGAGTTTAGCGAATGCATAGAACTAAACGATTTTGGTATTATTAAAACTATGCAATGTCTACAGAGAAAAGCCATAGAAAGCCTGAAAATATTAAAGGATAGAAGAGAAAAGCTTGAAAAGATGTTGAACGATCTTAAAATAAGTCTAGAAAACCTTTCCAGCGATTTGCAATCACTTCAAAAAACTCTTGTCGAGCTAGGCATAGACATTGAAAAGACAAGATATGAAGATATTGAATTGAAGTACAAGCAACTCAACATGAATTTACAGAAGATTAGAAGTGAAGCCAATTTTATTGAGGGAAGGTTAAAAGAACTTGAAAGTACTAAAGACGGTCTGTTAAAAAAGATAGAGTCTTTAGAAAGCGATATTAAGAGGCTTAGAAAAGATGTTGAGATCATCGAGGCTTTGGACATTATAGCTAACAGTATAATGGGTAGAGATGGGCTAATAGCAAAGACTCTCACAAAAGAGGCTAGGAGACTAATGGAGCTATATACAAATTCTATTCTAAATGAATTGGGAATGGACTTTCAAATAAGAATCGATGAGGACTTCAACATAGATGTCTATAGTCCTTTAGGAAGAATTGATCTGAGGGGGTTGAGTGGTGGCGAGAGCATAGCACTTGCAATTGCTATTCGGATAGCCATAGCATACACCATATTTGGAAAACTGCCAGGTTTCTTCATATTAGATGAGCCAACACAGTTTCTTGATGAGGAGAGGAGAAGGATAGTATTCGAGATTATAAAGAGGCTTTCACAGAGAATGCCACAAGTAATTGTTGTTACACATGATAGAGACGTTATCGATATAGCAGACCACGTGTTTTATGTGTTTAAAGAAGGTAACAGATCTGTTGTTAGAGAAAAAAGCGCTGTTTTTGAAGAGATTGTACCATAA
- a CDS encoding ATP-binding protein, protein MDNSLCRSDIVIGRVGEESYPNMVQIISKLPIPLGTYVSIPFDAYDISTGDKKSHCVVGVISVTSYRKIVPVTPTFIASTSTNIGIDDENLRYAPSRARIFADIINGNVETPTVPPPPDTEIYLAPSHILSKIFGSGKTSSIKLGHLIGRSDVEINVDINALSKHLFITGTTGSGKSNTVAIIADRIASIGGTVLIFDVHGEYGNLVPQTPDVDIQRVDYRFNPLKIPTRMLVRMMIPEAGATRQRALAAKAIDAAKKFVEEAIKNFGTGNELIEAVKSNKISELPIYSNYKQCFEEQKIFNDIDEDMTSADDVLLELFKKVVSCFLTNKISESNQRRGSQKNPSSEKESALKALSKIEEFFDSISVSFSMPSIVEFLKPASITVLNVSDLTDEQKDYSLKSVMDELLSYAKQMLARNSPHPILVFIEEAHLFLSSSRYTISRSSIERVAREGRKFGLALAIVSQRPRNIDPNTVSQVQNFVFMKLVQEADQQAIMNISDMLTEDIAASLASLGVGEAIVLGEWIGRFPAYVKIDKHSGKRAGATLDIASIWSALKTRKDLYNRLAKESEDAYRDISNLI, encoded by the coding sequence ATGGATAATTCGCTTTGTAGATCTGACATAGTCATTGGCAGGGTTGGGGAAGAATCGTACCCTAACATGGTTCAGATAATCTCGAAACTCCCAATACCTCTAGGAACATATGTCTCCATACCTTTCGATGCCTACGATATTTCGACAGGCGATAAGAAAAGCCACTGTGTCGTCGGTGTCATCAGCGTAACGTCTTACAGGAAAATAGTTCCTGTCACACCCACATTCATAGCATCTACATCAACAAATATCGGTATTGACGACGAGAATCTGAGGTACGCACCCTCGAGAGCAAGAATCTTTGCAGATATAATCAACGGAAATGTTGAAACACCAACTGTTCCACCCCCACCAGATACAGAAATATATCTTGCACCATCCCATATCCTTTCAAAGATATTTGGATCCGGGAAAACAAGCTCTATCAAACTTGGCCATCTGATAGGAAGAAGTGATGTTGAAATAAATGTTGATATAAATGCACTTTCAAAACATCTATTCATCACAGGAACCACAGGCTCTGGAAAAAGCAATACTGTTGCCATAATAGCAGACAGAATTGCATCCATTGGTGGAACAGTTCTTATATTCGATGTCCATGGCGAATACGGGAATCTTGTACCACAAACACCCGATGTCGATATACAGAGAGTTGATTATAGATTCAATCCTCTGAAAATACCCACCAGAATGCTGGTAAGAATGATGATACCAGAGGCGGGTGCAACAAGACAAAGAGCTTTGGCTGCAAAAGCAATTGATGCTGCTAAAAAGTTCGTAGAAGAAGCTATTAAAAACTTTGGAACAGGTAATGAGCTCATCGAGGCTGTGAAAAGTAATAAAATAAGTGAGCTACCCATATATTCCAATTATAAGCAATGTTTTGAAGAACAAAAAATATTTAATGACATAGATGAGGATATGACCAGTGCTGATGATGTTCTACTTGAATTATTTAAGAAGGTTGTCTCATGTTTCTTAACTAATAAAATATCAGAATCAAACCAAAGAAGGGGGTCGCAAAAGAACCCAAGTAGCGAAAAAGAATCCGCATTAAAGGCATTGTCGAAAATAGAAGAGTTTTTTGATAGCATCTCAGTGAGTTTTTCGATGCCGAGCATAGTAGAGTTTTTGAAGCCAGCCTCTATAACTGTTTTGAATGTTTCTGATCTCACCGATGAGCAAAAAGATTATAGTTTAAAGAGTGTTATGGATGAGCTCTTATCGTATGCAAAACAAATGTTGGCTAGAAACTCTCCTCATCCGATTCTAGTATTCATTGAAGAGGCTCATCTATTTCTATCATCATCAAGGTATACGATATCTAGGAGCTCCATAGAGAGGGTGGCGAGGGAGGGGAGAAAATTTGGGTTGGCACTGGCAATAGTGTCTCAGAGGCCTAGAAATATAGATCCGAATACTGTGAGCCAGGTTCAGAACTTTGTGTTTATGAAGCTTGTTCAAGAGGCTGATCAGCAGGCTATAATGAACATATCGGATATGTTGACAGAGGATATTGCGGCATCACTTGCATCTCTTGGTGTTGGGGAGGCGATAGTCCTTGGCGAGTGGATTGGCAGGTTCCCAGCCTATGTGAAGATAGATAAGCATAGTGGTAAGCGGGCTGGTGCTACACTTGATATAGCAAGTATTTGGAGTGCTTTGAAGACCAGAAAAGACTTGTATAATAGGCTTGCAAAAGAGAGTGAGGATGCGTATAGGGATATATCTAATCTGATATAG
- a CDS encoding DEAD/DEAH box helicase — MSRDAIVFYVREWIDDTDFKTFLKFARYLGKDYHGAKFAIDINKLADSLRNKEISPADVLDLLAGYDVEFERGSIEDVKRLVANYVPVVIVDKDMDSIYLKPNFYIGDLVKDFREKNIIIYNKDKKAFKIAKPMYFFDVLEHLKRRGIEVVNKVNIEKELKLPIKISFKGDLRDYQIEALDAWRKNGFKGIIALPTGTGKTIIAIAAIAELSVKTLIVTYTKEQMFQWGDKIVEFTDTPKSFIGFFYSSEKKVAPITISTYQSAYRYIDSLAHQFSLLVVDEVHHLPAEKFRAIAENTFAPMRMGLSATVVREDGKHIELFPLMGGVVYAKTLQELADRGYVAPFKVTTVKVSLTEEEKKRYRELLDRYRKLARGREFNQLLEDAKRGDAEAMEALKIRSEIRSLVANAKQKIDAIKKIVEEELAKGSKILIFTQYVDQAKNIADQLATHYIVGELDENTRKRRLELFKSGLNRVLVLTTVGDEGIDIPDANVGIIAAGTGSRRQFIQRLGRILRPAPGKEARLYEVIVKNTFEEAESRKRREALKMLFEDLITLSETY; from the coding sequence GTGAGCAGAGATGCTATAGTTTTCTATGTTAGAGAGTGGATAGATGACACAGATTTTAAAACATTTTTAAAGTTTGCAAGATATCTTGGAAAGGATTATCACGGAGCCAAATTCGCTATCGACATCAACAAGCTCGCAGACTCTCTACGCAACAAAGAAATTAGCCCCGCAGATGTCCTGGATCTGCTAGCCGGGTATGATGTCGAGTTTGAGAGAGGTTCTATTGAGGATGTCAAGAGACTTGTTGCTAATTACGTTCCTGTGGTTATTGTTGATAAGGATATGGATAGTATATATCTTAAACCCAATTTCTATATAGGGGATCTAGTCAAGGATTTCCGAGAAAAAAACATTATAATCTATAACAAAGATAAGAAGGCATTTAAGATAGCTAAGCCAATGTATTTCTTTGATGTTTTAGAACATTTAAAGAGAAGAGGTATAGAAGTTGTTAATAAGGTTAATATCGAGAAAGAGCTGAAGTTGCCAATAAAAATATCTTTCAAAGGGGATCTAAGAGACTATCAAATAGAGGCTTTAGATGCTTGGAGAAAGAATGGATTCAAAGGAATTATAGCTCTTCCAACAGGTACAGGCAAAACCATCATAGCCATTGCAGCTATTGCAGAGCTTAGCGTAAAAACACTGATTGTTACATATACTAAGGAGCAGATGTTTCAATGGGGAGACAAAATAGTTGAGTTCACAGACACCCCAAAGAGCTTCATAGGATTTTTCTACAGTAGTGAAAAGAAGGTTGCACCAATAACAATATCAACATATCAATCAGCATATAGGTACATAGATAGCCTCGCCCACCAATTTTCTTTGCTTGTTGTTGACGAGGTTCATCATCTTCCTGCCGAAAAGTTTAGGGCCATAGCTGAGAATACCTTTGCCCCAATGAGAATGGGGTTATCGGCAACAGTTGTACGAGAAGATGGTAAACATATTGAATTGTTTCCGCTTATGGGAGGGGTTGTCTATGCAAAAACCCTTCAAGAGCTTGCCGACAGGGGCTATGTAGCACCATTTAAGGTTACAACAGTCAAGGTTTCTCTTACCGAGGAAGAGAAAAAGAGGTATAGAGAGTTGCTGGATAGGTATAGAAAGCTTGCTAGAGGAAGGGAGTTCAACCAGCTTTTAGAGGATGCAAAAAGAGGTGATGCAGAGGCTATGGAGGCGCTTAAAATAAGGAGCGAGATAAGATCGTTGGTAGCCAATGCAAAGCAAAAGATCGATGCAATCAAAAAGATTGTTGAAGAAGAGCTAGCGAAGGGAAGCAAAATACTCATCTTTACACAGTATGTTGACCAAGCCAAGAACATAGCCGATCAGCTAGCAACACACTACATAGTTGGCGAGCTCGACGAAAACACTAGAAAGCGCAGATTGGAACTGTTTAAATCAGGGCTTAACAGAGTGCTTGTCCTAACCACAGTTGGAGATGAGGGCATAGATATACCAGATGCAAATGTTGGCATAATAGCGGCTGGAACAGGGTCTAGAAGACAGTTTATACAAAGATTGGGTAGAATTCTTAGGCCCGCTCCTGGAAAGGAAGCTAGACTATATGAAGTCATAGTTAAGAATACGTTTGAGGAAGCTGAATCGAGGAAGAGAAGAGAGGCTTTGAAGATGTTGTTCGAGGATCTCATAACACTGAGTGAGACTTATTAA
- a CDS encoding isoaspartyl peptidase/L-asparaginase: protein MRVVLAVHGGAGSWRVDMATLEMVRRVIKQALEEGFKAYHSGSSLDMVVSAVEVLESSGVFNAGVGSVVDLSGSVSMDAGVMYRGKAGAVAYVKYPRNPIKLARFVLEKTDHVIIVGDAADKIAKKIGLEPHPGPSEKVLKLYKDYLNRIVKGEAKSVPYPRSLATWLSLGDTVGAVALDKNGDLAAAVSTGGVFLKMPGRVGDSPIPGAGFYANECGAAAATGVGEYIMLTNATFRIVEDICRGKDVEEAVASILKVIDSVYGSGVAGFIALDRFGMVAGLYNTHAMPWGFITESGELHILGIQ, encoded by the coding sequence ATGAGGGTTGTGCTAGCTGTTCATGGTGGTGCTGGTAGTTGGAGGGTTGACATGGCCACATTAGAAATGGTAAGGAGGGTGATTAAACAGGCTTTGGAAGAGGGGTTCAAGGCATACCACAGCGGATCAAGTTTAGACATGGTGGTATCTGCAGTCGAGGTTTTGGAGAGCTCAGGAGTATTCAACGCTGGTGTTGGGAGTGTTGTTGACTTAAGTGGCTCTGTTTCTATGGATGCTGGTGTAATGTATCGTGGGAAGGCTGGGGCAGTGGCATATGTTAAATATCCCAGGAACCCCATAAAATTAGCTAGATTTGTTCTCGAGAAAACAGATCACGTAATTATCGTTGGTGATGCTGCTGATAAAATAGCTAAAAAGATAGGCTTAGAGCCTCACCCAGGCCCTTCTGAAAAAGTGCTGAAGTTGTATAAAGACTATCTAAATAGGATTGTGAAGGGAGAAGCAAAGAGCGTTCCATATCCAAGAAGCCTGGCCACATGGCTTTCACTAGGAGACACCGTTGGAGCTGTGGCGCTAGATAAGAATGGGGATCTAGCTGCTGCTGTGAGTACTGGTGGGGTGTTTCTGAAGATGCCTGGAAGGGTTGGTGACTCTCCCATACCTGGAGCAGGCTTCTATGCAAATGAGTGTGGAGCTGCTGCAGCGACTGGTGTTGGTGAATACATTATGCTGACCAACGCGACTTTCAGAATTGTTGAGGATATATGCAGAGGCAAAGACGTGGAAGAGGCGGTAGCCAGCATATTGAAGGTTATAGATAGTGTTTATGGATCTGGTGTAGCAGGATTCATAGCATTGGATAGATTTGGTATGGTGGCTGGACTATACAACACACATGCAATGCCGTGGGGCTTCATAACTGAATCCGGGGAGCTACATATCCTCGGAATACAATAG
- a CDS encoding DNA repair exonuclease, with protein MLALHVSDTHLGAIQYGLLSRAKDVYSAFGETIEIALRERVDLYIHAGDFFDSPNPPPEAYIVAYKGLKKLKEKNIKVVVIAGQHDIPKRYSTSPLHMLQDLNTVDALAISEIVQRDIDAGQNKKIHLVLVPYPQRHSISKLVKPLANNTKTVIVAHLLLKELGIPSEYADISLSQFPNWANYIALGDYHIKTDFRHGSCYVVYPGATEVFRVNECCEKYVALIDLDLDYPSPQYIKLSSTRPWIRITYRDFQKFQNELSAILSEIRKQSSKQPMVIVEMLGSNIEVLEKYLLSLRSNGEIEFFRIVSSDEKSKETTTQKPVTEDLEYLDLQKIMESIVKDHELATLLTNLAREPSKAIATKIIDYLKERPEIAKKIEMEFNTNSLTMFMKNKAKQLR; from the coding sequence ATGCTTGCTCTACATGTTAGCGACACGCATTTGGGAGCAATACAATACGGGCTTCTATCCAGAGCTAAGGATGTTTACTCAGCGTTTGGAGAGACTATAGAAATAGCTTTGAGGGAGAGGGTGGACCTTTATATACATGCTGGAGACTTCTTTGATTCTCCAAACCCACCGCCCGAAGCATATATTGTTGCATACAAAGGCTTGAAAAAATTAAAAGAGAAGAACATCAAGGTAGTTGTGATAGCAGGTCAACATGATATTCCAAAGAGATACTCAACCTCACCTCTCCACATGCTACAAGACCTCAACACTGTTGATGCACTCGCCATAAGCGAAATCGTTCAAAGAGATATTGATGCTGGTCAGAACAAAAAGATACATCTGGTGCTGGTGCCCTACCCCCAAAGGCACTCTATATCAAAATTGGTGAAACCCTTGGCAAACAATACAAAGACTGTTATAGTAGCCCATCTACTGTTAAAGGAGCTTGGAATTCCAAGCGAATATGCTGATATCTCGCTTAGCCAATTCCCGAACTGGGCCAATTACATAGCTTTAGGGGATTACCATATAAAAACTGATTTCAGACACGGATCCTGCTACGTTGTTTATCCTGGTGCTACAGAGGTCTTTAGAGTGAATGAGTGTTGCGAAAAATATGTAGCATTGATCGATTTAGATCTTGATTATCCATCGCCACAATACATAAAACTGTCTAGTACAAGACCCTGGATCAGGATTACCTATAGAGATTTTCAAAAGTTCCAAAACGAGCTTAGTGCTATACTCTCTGAGATTAGAAAGCAGAGCTCTAAACAGCCAATGGTTATTGTAGAGATGCTTGGCTCTAACATAGAGGTTCTCGAAAAATATTTGCTATCTCTACGAAGTAATGGTGAGATAGAGTTCTTTAGAATAGTGTCATCAGATGAGAAATCGAAGGAGACTACAACGCAGAAACCAGTTACTGAAGATCTTGAGTATCTAGATTTGCAGAAAATTATGGAGTCTATAGTTAAAGACCATGAACTTGCAACCCTTCTTACCAACCTAGCTAGAGAGCCTTCAAAGGCTATAGCAACCAAGATTATCGATTATCTGAAAGAAAGACCTGAAATAGCAAAAAAGATAGAAATGGAGTTCAACACCAATAGTTTAACAATGTTTATGAAGAACAAGGCAAAGCAGTTGAGGTGA